In the Clostridium gelidum genome, AGGAAATCAAAATTTCTTCCTCATCTAAACTGAATCCTTCTATTGCATTATTTATCATTTCTCCATGAAACTTTTGATGAAGTCTAAAAGCTAATTTGCCTCTTTTAGTTAGCTTAACCAAGACAACCCTTCTATCTTCTTCTATTCTTTTTCTTTCTACATAGCCTTTATTTATTAATTTATTAATAGCAGTTGTTAATGTACTTACAGTAATCTTTAAGATTTGAGCTACCTCTGACATTGTTCTTTCACT is a window encoding:
- a CDS encoding MarR family winged helix-turn-helix transcriptional regulator; amino-acid sequence: MDKTTLMINELLVQLFNDVLQIEEQSLKNGVLSDISITEVHTIEAIGMYSERTMSEVAQILKITVSTLTTAINKLINKGYVERKRIEEDRRVVLVKLTKRGKLAFRLHQKFHGEMINNAIEGFSLDEEEILISSLNKINDFFKEKYKLQ